From the genome of Streptomyces sp. NBC_01304:
CCGAGGTCGCCGACGACAGCGGGGACTGACCGCCGCCCACCGGACGAAGGCCGGCCTGCCGCTCAATTCGAGGCCGCCACGTCCGCCGGCACGCACAACTCGCCCACCATGCGGAAGAGCGCCAACTCGTTGCCCGCGAAACCGCCGGCCTGCAACGCCCGGTCGGCCTCTGCCAGCGGCACCGCGAGCAGCGGCAGCGCGGCCTCGGGATGGGTGGCGTCGGCCAGGGCCGCACGCGCGCACTGCAGGAGGCGCAGATATGCCTGGGCGGCCGTGCGCTCAAGATCCGTCATCGAAATCTCCTCCTCGAGTCCTTGACCGGTCAGTCTCTCGCGTGGCACTGACAATGGCCGTTGAGCAGGCCCGGAGGGTCCACCGCACGGCGGGGACCCGAACTCGCGCCCGGGGCCACCGGATCGGATGTGCGCAGCCGCGGCGGAACATGAACTGCTCCCGTCCCGCGGGTGGCTGGGCTCGGCGCGACAAGGCGGGGATCGCTGCGAATACTGATCACGAGGCCGGCAGCACGCCGCCCTCGCACCGCCCGCCACGATGCACCACACCAGGAGCCGCCACCGTGCGCACCCATCTCGGCAAGGCCGCCGGCACGCTGGCCGCCGCATTGCTGGCCGGTCTGTCGGCCGCCCCCGCGGCCGACGCCGCGGACCCGGTCCCGGTCGACCCGGGCGTCTCGTGCCACGGAGGTGTGGTGCGGATGAGCCTCAAGCCGGGCCTCATGTTCGGCAACAGGCAGCAGACGTGGACCGGCTCAGGCCTCACCACGGGGTGCACCTCGACCGACCCTCGACAGAGCGTGTCGGCCGCCGAAATCTCCTTCTCCGGCAACGGGAAGGGTTCCTGCCTGCCCGCCCTCGGCATCCCGAACGCCGAACTGACGGGCTCCATCCGGTGGAGCGTCCCGGGGCGGGGTGACGCCAAGCCGGTCAGCAAGGTGCGCGGCACGGCCCGGCTCGGCGCGACGGGCGCCGTCTTCGAAGGGGTCGTCACCGACGGCCTGTACGACGGCAGCAAGGTCCACGCCACGGCCGACTGGGAGCTGTCGACCAACCTCGCCGAGGCCGTCGTCGGTTGCTTCACCTCCGGCTACATGGACGTGAGCGGCACCTGGGACCACCTCGTCGTGGACGTGGCCTGACCGGACGACAGGGCCGTACGGCCAGGGCATCGAAGCCAGGGTCAGCGTTCGGTCCCCGACTCCTGCTTCATGGCCCGGGCCTCGCTCCGGAAGATCCGCATGGACTTGCCCAGTGCGCGGGCCGTCTCGGGCAGCTTCTTGGAGCCGAACAGCACGATGACGACGAGCGCGACGATCAGCACATGCCAGGGCTCCAGCCCATTGCGCAACACAGCGCCTCCAGTGGGTATAAATCGGAACTATCCGACCGCAGGCTACCAAGCGGTCATCGAGCGGAGACCGGGGGGTGGTCGCGGGGTGGCAGGGCTCAGCCGGAGCCGACCGCATGGTGCGGATCGCCCGGAATGTGGCCGCCCAACGCCCGTGCCGTGGACGGGAGTTGTCGCCTCCGGGTGATGACGAGAACGCCGGCAAGGCTGAGGTAGACGTACGTCAGGACCTGGCGGGCCGACTCGTCCGGCAGGGCGAACTGCACGGCGAACAGCGCGAGCAGCCCCACCGCCTGCCACGGACGGAAGCGCAGATCGAGCAGGACGGCCACGGCGAGGGCGGTCTGCGCGGCGGTCAGCGCGACCTCGTCGACCTGACGGGTCACCAGTGGCAGCGACGAGGCGCCACCGCCCAGGGCGTGCGCGAGCGGCAGGCAGCCCACCA
Proteins encoded in this window:
- the tatA gene encoding Sec-independent protein translocase subunit TatA, producing the protein MLRNGLEPWHVLIVALVVIVLFGSKKLPETARALGKSMRIFRSEARAMKQESGTER